One region of Oceanipulchritudo coccoides genomic DNA includes:
- a CDS encoding TonB-dependent receptor, with protein sequence MPIPPRPGRLKWPTLAIILVIIASAIPLVGQRIMVRAVDQLSGTGIANAELVFPGAGLRGRSDASGWIQIDTQLEGIFESILTADGYGSRRFRLEIAADKPSFRQELFLNPLIVNLAAFEVEGSLTDADRDALAKRESVAPVDQLSGEALQDVTDNGLEDTLEKVSGVTVETDGESVSGVNIRGAGPRQTRITVDGQSVAGGGGRGTTRGIRAMSQIPREFINNIQVMKAPTPDMDADAIGGTVDLQTSRVASSKKARSSISMWNGWQEEPGKWGHRINLAHAEPIELGESGSRLGILLAVNGQKNENAPDMLRVQNQWPERISPETGEPVQTLARLRMGTREITNRGYGVVLNTDLQLNQNNHFYLKGMWNERQTDLSVEFHTPQFIQGKIISLLPDYGEFENFRLEKQFLENSPEDNSGSIVFGAEHLLGDWKVDESIGYSFAKSESKGSVNGVFLTANEYDGSYDLSVNPFRPQIRILKDGAESSITDLLDPTPFNFQRYDIIDNLADDSELALRLNLTRKVEKDSSEWTYKTGLKARIRDAENDQDKVKYFPVDEAFSLDEIAAPGQKSIFRSRYPLGPSWSAGAMRDRFLNDPDAFRSDPLETLFDSAAGDFTVSESIYAAYGMIQRESDRWVIIAGLRLERTDSKTQGFQTISEIDENNERIVEVNPVSISDQYNMLLPGFHALFKPTPNWVIRGSLTRTLQRPDFRDQSPSARVDLDRKRIRAGNPELDPFDAKAIDLGTDFFSDKWGSMSFALFYKRIDDFIVDTEQETEYLGEPGFILSQSVNGSPADLYGLEASYATRLTFLPDPFAETEFVAMYVLTDSTAAYPNYPGENIMLPKQVEQTINMTLRWRFQNWTLAYRARYRGEQLNNLIRPGQDQFNEAFWTHAINLNYKINNTVNLSIGLANLNKPDRSSYQGSTQRMVGNFEGSRSINIGLNIKLGSSLLDRILNRHSVN encoded by the coding sequence ATGCCCATCCCACCGAGGCCAGGCCGCCTTAAATGGCCTACATTGGCCATCATTCTGGTCATCATCGCATCAGCCATACCATTGGTAGGGCAGCGCATCATGGTGAGGGCGGTTGACCAACTCAGCGGCACGGGAATCGCCAATGCGGAATTGGTTTTTCCAGGGGCCGGGTTGCGCGGACGGAGCGATGCCAGCGGCTGGATCCAGATCGACACACAGCTGGAAGGCATTTTTGAATCGATTTTGACTGCCGACGGTTACGGCAGCCGCCGCTTCCGGCTCGAAATTGCCGCAGACAAGCCTTCCTTTCGTCAGGAACTCTTTCTCAACCCACTCATTGTGAACCTGGCAGCCTTCGAGGTAGAAGGGAGCCTGACGGATGCCGACCGGGACGCACTGGCAAAGCGTGAAAGCGTTGCCCCAGTGGACCAGTTGTCCGGAGAGGCTTTGCAGGATGTGACCGACAATGGGCTCGAAGACACCCTTGAAAAAGTCTCCGGGGTCACTGTTGAGACCGACGGCGAATCCGTATCCGGAGTCAATATCCGTGGTGCGGGCCCAAGACAGACGCGCATTACTGTCGACGGGCAAAGTGTCGCGGGAGGCGGCGGTCGGGGAACGACCCGGGGGATTCGCGCCATGAGCCAGATTCCACGAGAGTTCATCAACAACATCCAAGTGATGAAAGCGCCGACACCGGACATGGATGCCGATGCCATCGGCGGCACTGTCGACTTGCAGACAAGCCGCGTGGCATCCTCGAAAAAGGCGAGAAGCTCAATCTCCATGTGGAATGGATGGCAGGAGGAACCGGGAAAATGGGGCCACAGGATCAACCTCGCCCATGCAGAGCCCATCGAGTTAGGCGAAAGCGGCTCACGTCTGGGCATACTCCTCGCAGTGAATGGCCAGAAAAACGAGAACGCCCCTGACATGCTCCGCGTCCAAAACCAATGGCCTGAACGGATCAGCCCGGAAACAGGTGAACCCGTGCAAACCCTTGCCCGCCTGCGCATGGGGACACGCGAAATCACCAACCGGGGTTACGGAGTCGTCTTGAATACGGATCTGCAGCTCAATCAGAACAACCACTTCTATCTGAAAGGCATGTGGAATGAGAGGCAAACCGACCTCTCGGTTGAGTTTCATACACCGCAATTCATCCAGGGAAAAATAATCTCCCTTCTTCCAGATTATGGGGAATTTGAAAATTTCCGGCTCGAGAAGCAGTTCCTTGAAAACTCGCCCGAGGATAATTCGGGAAGCATTGTCTTCGGGGCGGAACATCTCCTGGGGGATTGGAAAGTTGACGAGAGTATTGGCTACTCCTTTGCCAAATCCGAATCAAAGGGCTCCGTGAATGGCGTCTTCTTGACAGCCAATGAGTACGATGGCTCCTACGACCTTTCCGTTAATCCATTTCGCCCGCAAATCCGCATCCTGAAAGACGGGGCCGAATCAAGCATTACCGACCTGTTGGACCCCACCCCTTTCAATTTCCAGCGTTATGACATTATTGACAACCTGGCAGATGATTCCGAACTCGCGCTTCGCTTGAATCTGACCCGCAAGGTGGAAAAGGATTCGTCCGAGTGGACCTACAAAACCGGTTTGAAGGCGAGAATTCGCGACGCCGAAAATGATCAGGACAAGGTGAAGTACTTTCCCGTTGACGAGGCCTTTTCTTTGGATGAGATCGCCGCACCGGGTCAGAAAAGTATCTTCCGAAGCCGCTACCCGCTTGGGCCATCCTGGTCGGCCGGGGCCATGCGAGATCGCTTCTTGAACGATCCGGATGCGTTTCGGTCCGATCCTCTGGAAACACTCTTTGATTCGGCGGCCGGGGATTTCACCGTCTCGGAATCCATTTATGCCGCCTACGGGATGATCCAGCGGGAAAGCGATCGGTGGGTCATAATCGCCGGGCTGCGGCTTGAACGAACGGATTCCAAGACACAGGGATTTCAAACAATTTCTGAGATTGACGAAAACAATGAGCGGATTGTTGAGGTGAATCCAGTGTCCATTTCGGACCAATATAACATGCTCCTTCCCGGGTTTCACGCCCTGTTCAAGCCCACTCCAAACTGGGTTATCCGGGGCTCCCTGACACGCACCCTGCAACGTCCGGATTTCCGCGACCAAAGCCCCTCAGCACGCGTTGATCTGGACAGGAAGCGTATCCGTGCAGGAAACCCTGAACTCGATCCCTTCGATGCCAAGGCCATCGATCTGGGAACGGATTTCTTTTCAGACAAATGGGGCTCCATGTCGTTCGCACTCTTCTACAAGCGGATCGATGACTTTATCGTCGATACCGAACAGGAGACCGAGTATCTGGGCGAACCCGGCTTTATCCTTTCCCAATCGGTTAACGGCTCCCCCGCGGATTTGTATGGTCTCGAAGCATCCTATGCGACCCGGCTCACCTTTCTTCCAGATCCCTTCGCAGAGACTGAATTCGTCGCAATGTACGTCCTCACGGACAGCACCGCCGCCTATCCCAATTATCCCGGGGAAAACATCATGCTGCCCAAGCAGGTTGAACAAACAATCAACATGACCTTGCGTTGGCGTTTCCAGAACTGGACCCTTGCCTACCGGGCACGCTACCGCGGTGAACAGCTCAACAATTTGATCCGGCCAGGCCAGGACCAGTTCAATGAGGCTTTCTGGACACATGCCATCAACCTGAACTACAAGATCAACAACACGGTAAACCTCTCAATCGGCCTGGCCAATCTCAACAAGCCGGACCGGTCAAGTTACCAGGGATCCACCCAGCGCATGGTAGGGAATTTCGAGGGATCCCGCTCAATCAACATCGGCCTGAACATCAAGCTTGGATCCAGTCTTTTGGACAGAATCCTCAACCGGCACTCCGTCAATTAG
- a CDS encoding DUF1800 family protein, whose translation MPDSNLLAPVDAWLPLPKAEWNETTGRHLASRLGYSVQPDLVEAFLKGGPKTSIKIALGSINGMPQPEMLVGMMEEIEASVMSLREADEIEKREIRQNLRKLNRTGYNDFALQWIRFARNPANSCQEKLTLFFQNVWVVAFAGVRSTPALLDYQERIRRSIGGTYPEMCKHLAVSPAMVRYLNLNQNRKGSPNENFARELFELFCLGEGNYTENDIKEAARALTGYVVNQEDEVRFIDRRHDNSRKTIFGQTGNFGLEELIDLVFKQPAADEFLPRELVRAYLTEDGLPDQYIAELGTQWKAAGFSIPYLISTFFSSRLFYDERFRDNLIKSPFHYYLGLLQDLDLDVFPSPRLTTNMIRSMGQAFFNPPNVRGWVGGRHWINSATLIARNRLVQSVMNRPPMGQLNADEKAALEKAVEAGEARLQVDPGWLTRLGKMPLDEVAKDLAARLYTNPDSRQLEGILNETVSPKMSDRRKGVACLIAALAQPAYHLC comes from the coding sequence ATGCCCGATTCCAATTTATTGGCTCCTGTTGATGCCTGGCTACCCCTTCCCAAAGCAGAATGGAACGAAACAACCGGCAGGCATCTGGCCAGCCGTTTGGGATATTCCGTTCAGCCGGATCTGGTCGAGGCGTTCCTAAAAGGGGGACCGAAAACTTCCATCAAGATTGCCCTTGGCAGTATCAACGGCATGCCCCAGCCGGAGATGTTGGTGGGGATGATGGAGGAGATAGAAGCGTCCGTTATGTCCCTGCGGGAAGCGGACGAAATAGAGAAACGGGAGATCCGGCAAAACTTGAGAAAACTTAACCGTACCGGATACAATGACTTCGCTCTTCAATGGATCCGTTTTGCAAGAAATCCAGCCAACAGCTGTCAGGAAAAGCTCACTCTCTTTTTCCAGAATGTCTGGGTGGTCGCCTTTGCGGGTGTTCGCAGCACCCCTGCCCTGCTTGATTATCAGGAAAGGATTCGCCGCTCCATTGGCGGAACATATCCAGAGATGTGCAAGCATCTGGCCGTCTCCCCGGCAATGGTGCGCTACCTGAACCTTAACCAGAACCGTAAAGGTTCCCCCAATGAGAATTTTGCCCGTGAGCTCTTCGAATTATTCTGTCTCGGTGAAGGCAACTATACGGAGAATGACATCAAGGAGGCGGCGCGCGCCCTCACCGGCTACGTTGTCAACCAGGAGGACGAAGTCAGATTCATCGACAGGAGGCATGATAACTCGAGGAAAACCATTTTTGGTCAGACTGGAAACTTCGGTCTGGAGGAGCTGATCGATCTAGTCTTCAAGCAACCCGCAGCGGATGAGTTTCTGCCCCGGGAACTTGTTCGCGCATACTTGACCGAGGATGGCCTGCCGGATCAATATATTGCTGAGCTGGGTACTCAATGGAAAGCGGCCGGATTCTCAATTCCCTACCTGATCTCAACCTTCTTCAGCTCAAGGCTTTTCTATGATGAGCGCTTTCGGGACAACCTCATCAAGTCGCCTTTCCATTATTACCTGGGCCTGCTACAGGACCTTGACCTGGACGTCTTCCCCTCACCAAGGCTGACGACCAACATGATCCGTTCGATGGGACAAGCCTTCTTCAACCCTCCCAATGTCCGGGGTTGGGTTGGCGGGCGCCATTGGATTAATTCGGCTACCTTGATCGCAAGGAATCGACTCGTCCAAAGCGTCATGAATCGTCCTCCGATGGGCCAACTGAACGCAGATGAAAAAGCAGCCTTGGAAAAGGCTGTTGAAGCAGGCGAAGCACGCCTTCAGGTTGATCCAGGGTGGCTGACTCGGCTGGGGAAGATGCCTTTGGACGAGGTTGCAAAGGATCTTGCGGCACGATTGTACACAAATCCGGATTCCCGCCAACTGGAGGGCATCCTGAATGAAACGGTATCTCCGAAGATGAGCGATCGCCGCAAGGGTGTTGCCTGCTTGATCGCCGCCCTAGCCCAACCTGCCTATCACCTTTGCTGA